CCGGCAACGTGGAAATGACGGACTTCGCCACGCTCGAGGACTGTCGCGGCAAGGGTCTGGCCAGCATCCTCCTGGCCCATATGGAAAAAGCGATGGCCAAGGCAGGAATCGACACCGCCTATACCATTGCCAGGGCCCACGCCACCGGCATGAACATCGTTTTCGCCAGGCAGGGATACGCCTTTGCCGGCACCCTGCCCAACAACACCCAGATCAAAGGCGATCTTGAGAGCATGAATGTCTGGTATAAACCCCTTAATGCCTGCAATAAAACGTTTTGATCTGGCCTACTCCATCCGCTGGAATCTTTTTCTGATCACCAGCGGAGCGCTCCTGTGCGCCTTCGCCATGAAAAGCATCGCCGTGCCCCAACAGTTCATCCCCGGCGGCTTTTTCGGCGTGGGCGCGCTCATATATTACAAAACGGGCTTGCTGACTCCGGGCATCCTCTTTTTCCTGATCAACCTGCCCGCTTTTATTCTGGGCTGGTACAAGCTCAGCCCCCGCTTCGTGCTCTACAGCCTTTACGGCATGGTGGTCATGACCGTGGCCTTCGAGGTCATGGACATAAACGTTGTAATTCATAACCAATTCTACGCGGCCGTGGCCTGCGGCGTGCTGAACGGGCTTGGCGGCGGGCTCATCCTGCGCTCTCTGGGATCGGGAGGAGGCCTGGACATCATCGCGGTCTATCTCTTCCAGACGTACAATATCGGCGTGGGCAAGGTCTATTTCGGATTCAACCTTGCCCTTTTCCTCCTGT
This DNA window, taken from Desulfomicrobium sp. ZS1, encodes the following:
- a CDS encoding YitT family protein, translating into MPAIKRFDLAYSIRWNLFLITSGALLCAFAMKSIAVPQQFIPGGFFGVGALIYYKTGLLTPGILFFLINLPAFILGWYKLSPRFVLYSLYGMVVMTVAFEVMDINVVIHNQFYAAVACGVLNGLGGGLILRSLGSGGGLDIIAVYLFQTYNIGVGKVYFGFNLALFLLCLTIMPADLVIVSLILVFISSAMVEQTLALFSQRKVVFIISDHSEAISQTILDSMKQSATFLKGMGAFSKREKNVLMTVVNNIQLKKLEEITFTHDPQALFIVENTFTVLGSSFSKRKIY